In Campylobacter suis, the DNA window GCTAGCATCAAATATCGGCGATACTGAAAGATAGTGTGAGCCTTGGACAAAAAAGCCATTTTGTTGCAAATTTAGCTTTTGTATCACAGGTACAACGCTTAAATTTGCACTTTTTAAATTTGCGATAAAATAATTTGTCATTATCTCATCGCCATCCCTAGCGGCTCGTTCAAAATTTATCTCCTTATCAAGCAAGACAAAAAGGTCTATGCCTTGGTTTTTAAAGAAATTACTAATCGCTTCAAAGTCGCTCATAAGCTCGATAGTGCCTAAAATTTCATCATTTTTCTTAACTGGTGAAAGTGCCCTAATATATGTACCAGCAACACCGCGCTCTATCCCACTTATAGTGCCATTTCCTTGTCGCGATACATATATCATATAGCGAAAACTACTAAGCTCATCGCCGTACCTATCCATATCCCAGCTGCGTATCAAGCTCACTATATCATTTGTGTGAAGGTGGAGCTTTAGGTTGTGATAGGCTGGTGCGTTTTGGATACTGGATATAATCTTATTTATATTTTTCTTGCAAATTTCTCTATCTTTTTCCAAAAAGCACTCGGTTACAGCAGCATTTTCGCCAAGTATAATCGCAAGTGCTTGCAGCGAGCTTTTAGACTCATCAATATTTTTATAAAGCTGTTTTATCTGATAGTCAAAAAATGCTTTTGCTGTATTTATATGATTTTGCTCGCTGTATCTTAGGTATAAAACAGATAATATCGCTAAAACTACAACTGTGACGATGCCAAAAATAAGTGGTAGAATTTTATTTTTCACTCAGAGCCTTTTGAAGTATTTTAGCAAATTCACTAAACTCTGGCAGTCTTAAGCTAGAGCTTCTTAATGGCTCTTGCCAAAGGTTATTTGGATAAAACGCATCATCTTTAAAGCGCGCCATAACATGCATATGCACGCGTGGCAGGACATTTGCAAAACTTGCTAAATTTATTTTTGTGGGGTTATAAAATTTTCTCATTTCGCGCTCAACAATTAAACTAGCCTCCCAAAGCCTAGCAAGACTCTTTTCATCACAATCA includes these proteins:
- a CDS encoding cache domain-containing protein, whose amino-acid sequence is MKNKILPLIFGIVTVVVLAILSVLYLRYSEQNHINTAKAFFDYQIKQLYKNIDESKSSLQALAIILGENAAVTECFLEKDREICKKNINKIISSIQNAPAYHNLKLHLHTNDIVSLIRSWDMDRYGDELSSFRYMIYVSRQGNGTISGIERGVAGTYIRALSPVKKNDEILGTIELMSDFEAISNFFKNQGIDLFVLLDKEINFERAARDGDEIMTNYFIANLKSANLSVVPVIQKLNLQQNGFFVQGSHYLSVSPIFDASSKRIGSFVLHIDKDFSDKKILSENMFLNPLF
- a CDS encoding HIT family protein; its protein translation is MIFEDEFIWIEREENELPWVKIFTKKPFRELSDCDEKSLARLWEASLIVEREMRKFYNPTKINLASFANVLPRVHMHVMARFKDDAFYPNNLWQEPLRSSSLRLPEFSEFAKILQKALSEK